One window of Nicotiana tomentosiformis chromosome 11, ASM39032v3, whole genome shotgun sequence genomic DNA carries:
- the LOC104119119 gene encoding uncharacterized protein: MELRNENKSSILLLHNAMIVTMDSQSRVYRDGAIAIQNNSIIAVGKSPEILPQFSSLSPQLVDLSGQILLPGFINTHVHTSQQLGRGIADDVDLLTWLRDRIWPYESNMTEQDSFISTLLCGIELIHSGVTCFAEAGGQHLSGMASAVEVLGLRACLTESIMDCGEGLPASWAARTTEECIKSQKDLFMKHHNTADGRIKVWLGIRQIMNATDRLLTETRDTAEKLETGIHMHIAEIPHENQLIVETRGVDHGTVTHLEKIKFLQNNLLAAHTVWVNEEEVDCLSKAEVKVSHCPAAAMRMLGFAPIREMLSAGVCVSLGTDGAPSNNRMSIVDEMYLASLVNKGREVFSKGTTDPTALPAETILKMATINGAKSVLWDKEIGSLEVGKKADMVVVNPSSWSMMPNNDCISSLVYCMRTENIVSVMCNGCWIMKDKKIITIDEEKVLSMAKHASAELLKRAGIQVPSRMNFL; encoded by the exons ATGGAACTAAGAAACGAGAATAAGAGCTCAATTCTCCTACTTCACAATGCTATGATCGTGACAATGGATTCTCAGAGCCGCGTTTACCGAGATGGCGCAATTGCTATCCAAAACAACTCAATAATAGCCGTCGGCAAATCCCCCGAAATTCTCCCTCAATTTTCTTCTCTCTCCCCTCAATTAGTCGATCTCAGCGGTCAAATTCTCCTCCCAG GGTTCATAAACACGCATGTTCATACATCTCAGCAATTAGGGAGAGGAATAGCTGATGATGTGGATTTGTTGACATGGTTACGTGATCGCATTTGGCCTTATGAGTCCAACATGACTGAACAAGATTCCTTCATTTCCACTTTACTCTGCGGAATCGAACTTATTCACTCTGGT GTTACATGCTTTGCAGAAGCAGGAGGGCAGCATTTGTCTGGAATGGCAAGTGCAGTTGAAGTATTAGGCTTGCGCGCGTGTTTGACCGAGTCTATTATGGATTGCGGTGAAGGTTTGCCAGCTTCATGGGCCGCTAGGACTACTGAGGAGTGTATCAAG TCGCAGAAGGATCTGTTTATGAAACACCACAATACAGCAGATGGACGTATCAAAGTATGGCTTGGGATAAGACAAATTATGAATGCAACTGATCGGTTACTTACTGAGACAAGAGACACAGCAGAAAAACTAGAAACAGGGATTCACATG CATATTGCAGAGATACCCCACGAAAACCAACTGATTGTTGAAACTCGAGGAGTTGATCATGGAACTGTTACACATCTCGAGAAGATCAAGTTCCTGCAGAATAATTTGCTGGCAGCACATACTGTTTGGGTCAACGAGGAAGAG GTTGATTGTCTCTCAAAGGCTGAAGTCAAAGTGTCACATTGTCCTGCTGCTGCAATGAGGATGCTTGGATTTGCCCCCATTAGGGAAATGCTTAGTGCTGGTGTTTGTGTATCCTTGGGTACAGATGGTGCTCCATCAAACAATAGGATGAGTATTG TTGATGAGATGTACCTGGCTTCTTTGGTCAACAAAGGTCGTGAAGTATTTTCCAAGGGAACCACTGATCCTACAGCTTTGCCTGCTGAAACAATCCTCAAAATGGCCACAATAAATGGTGCCAAGTCTGTACTTTGGGACAAAGAAATAGGCTCACTCGAGGTTGGAAAGAAG GCTGATATGGTTGTGGTCAATCCTTCTTCCTGGTCCATGATGCCAAATAATGACTG CATTTCCAGCCTTGTTTATTGCATGAGAACTGAGAATATCGTCTCTGTTATGTGCAATGGCTGTTGGATTATGAAAGATAAGAAAATTATAACCATAGACGAG GAAAAAGTTCTATCAATGGCCAAGCATGCCTCTGCTGAACTTTTAAAGAGAGCAGGTATCCAGGTTCCAAGCAGAATGAATTTTCTGTAA